A section of the Metabacillus endolithicus genome encodes:
- a CDS encoding ABC transporter ATP-binding protein has translation MLEVRELKKSYGKKEVVKNVSFTIERGEAFGLLGPNGAGKSTTISMICGLIPYDEGDVIVGNESVKTSPISIKKKIGVVSQEIALYPTMSAKDNLLFWGKMYGLSGSQAKKRVEEVLEIVGLEDRGKDRIETFSGGMKRRINIGAALMHEPELLIMDEPTVGIDPQSRNHILETVKALNEKGMTIIYTSHYMEEVEFLCNRVGIIDHGEVMAIGTKAELCNRLAGSSFVQINVEKMTDEAMEAINKVHSVSQVLYKEDSGLLEVFSHNPQEALGSIITAAVNQGLKIEAVKIEEANLETLFLQLTGRSLRD, from the coding sequence ATGTTAGAAGTTAGAGAGCTAAAGAAAAGCTATGGAAAAAAAGAGGTAGTGAAAAATGTTTCGTTTACTATTGAAAGAGGTGAGGCATTCGGATTGTTAGGTCCTAATGGAGCAGGAAAGTCAACGACGATTTCAATGATATGTGGTCTTATTCCTTATGACGAGGGTGATGTAATTGTTGGTAATGAATCAGTGAAAACTTCACCGATAAGCATTAAGAAAAAAATAGGAGTGGTCTCACAGGAAATTGCTCTTTACCCAACAATGTCAGCAAAAGATAATCTTCTATTCTGGGGTAAAATGTACGGCCTTTCAGGTTCTCAGGCAAAAAAACGAGTGGAAGAAGTATTAGAGATTGTTGGATTAGAAGATCGTGGGAAAGATCGAATTGAGACCTTTTCTGGAGGAATGAAGCGAAGAATTAATATTGGGGCGGCTTTAATGCATGAACCTGAATTACTTATTATGGATGAACCAACAGTTGGAATTGATCCACAGTCAAGAAATCATATCCTTGAAACAGTGAAAGCTTTGAATGAAAAAGGGATGACGATTATTTACACAAGTCATTATATGGAAGAAGTAGAGTTCCTTTGTAATCGGGTAGGAATTATTGATCATGGAGAGGTAATGGCTATTGGAACAAAAGCAGAGCTATGTAACAGGTTAGCTGGAAGTAGCTTTGTTCAAATCAATGTTGAAAAAATGACAGACGAGGCGATGGAAGCAATAAACAAAGTGCATAGTGTGAGTCAAGTTTTATATAAAGAAGATTCCGGGCTTCTTGAGGTTTTCTCGCATAATCCTCAAGAAGCATTGGGATCTATTATCACAGCAGCTGTTAATCAAGGATTAAAGATTGAAGCTGTCAAAATCGAAGAAGCGAATCTTGAAACATTATTCCTGCAGTTAACAGGAAGATCTTTACGAGACTAG
- the istB gene encoding IS21-like element helper ATPase IstB encodes MNSSYQQLVSNLEYLNLKQMITHLNDTIDFSTKNELSLVDTLMKLTNYEIDVREKIMINSMVKVGAFPHRKEINEFNFDFQPTINKQQILDFLSLRFIEDKQNIIFMGTSGVGKTHLATSIGIAAAKKRTSTYFIKCNELILNLKKAKLENRLESRLKHYGKYKLLIIDEIGYLPIDKEDAKLFFQLIDLRYEKKSTILTTNISFKEWDAVFQDSKLANAILDRVLHHATVVNIVGPSYRIKDHLQKEDDD; translated from the coding sequence TTGAATAGTAGTTATCAACAATTAGTAAGTAATTTAGAATATTTAAACTTAAAACAGATGATTACTCATCTTAACGATACCATTGATTTTAGTACCAAGAATGAATTATCTCTCGTTGACACATTGATGAAATTAACAAACTATGAAATAGATGTTCGTGAGAAAATAATGATAAATTCAATGGTTAAGGTGGGGGCTTTTCCCCACCGTAAAGAGATAAATGAGTTTAACTTTGATTTTCAACCAACGATAAATAAACAACAAATTCTTGATTTTCTTTCTCTGCGTTTTATCGAAGATAAACAGAATATTATCTTCATGGGAACTAGTGGTGTTGGCAAAACTCACTTAGCGACTTCGATTGGAATCGCTGCAGCCAAAAAACGAACAAGTACCTATTTTATTAAATGTAATGAACTTATCTTAAACTTGAAAAAGGCAAAGCTAGAAAATCGCTTAGAGTCTCGATTAAAGCACTATGGGAAATATAAATTACTAATTATTGATGAAATTGGTTACCTTCCAATTGACAAAGAAGATGCAAAACTATTCTTTCAGCTAATTGATTTGAGATATGAAAAGAAAAGTACAATCTTAACTACAAACATTAGCTTTAAAGAGTGGGATGCGGTGTTCCAGGATTCTAAATTAGCAAATGCAATATTAGATCGTGTATTACACCACGCAACAGTTGTCAATATTGTTGGTCCCTCTTATAGAATTAAGGATCATTTACAAAAAGAAGATGATGATTAA
- a CDS encoding ABC transporter permease, which yields MFTIAWKDMKIRLKDRKSFITLLLMPIVLTMILGSALSGVFGEDRTLPETSAGIVVSSTDEVTDQFIQEVLQGKELRDSITVSEFKTEEGLREALDNQKIDAGLILPVNWGEGLMMGEEKTVTILKDPAKEIQATILSSITESFVDRITTVSVAAGTVAEMLSAVVPVSNQDVNSADLITSLVDDLSVIAGSKVNAVVSEKDGKEPISGMQYYAAAMGAMFILFNTTIGAKTIIQERKTDTLARLMCTPIRHSSIMIGKFLGTFSFSLLQFIVFVITTHYLFGVAWGNNILQLLVVGIAYSVAVAGISMIIAGLITEEKTADTMGGIGVQILALLGGSMIPLASFPNMMQQMANIAPNKWAFNSFLEIMNGASWSSLVMSITILMAIGLTTLFIGSMKLKYR from the coding sequence ATGTTCACAATTGCTTGGAAAGATATGAAAATCAGATTAAAAGACCGAAAATCTTTTATCACTCTATTATTAATGCCGATCGTCTTAACTATGATTTTAGGTTCAGCTCTTAGCGGTGTATTCGGTGAAGATAGAACACTGCCTGAAACATCGGCAGGTATTGTTGTGTCATCTACTGATGAGGTTACAGATCAATTTATTCAAGAGGTTCTTCAAGGGAAAGAATTACGAGATAGTATAACAGTGAGTGAGTTTAAAACAGAAGAGGGTTTAAGGGAGGCTTTGGACAACCAGAAAATAGATGCTGGGTTGATTCTTCCTGTTAACTGGGGAGAAGGATTGATGATGGGAGAAGAAAAGACGGTAACAATTTTAAAAGATCCAGCAAAAGAAATTCAAGCTACTATTCTTAGCTCCATAACCGAATCTTTTGTGGATCGAATCACAACAGTATCAGTCGCTGCGGGTACAGTAGCAGAAATGCTATCGGCTGTTGTCCCGGTTTCTAATCAGGATGTGAACTCAGCAGATTTGATAACGAGTCTTGTAGATGATCTTTCGGTAATTGCAGGGTCTAAGGTGAATGCTGTTGTCAGTGAAAAGGACGGTAAGGAACCAATTTCGGGAATGCAATATTATGCTGCTGCAATGGGAGCTATGTTTATTTTATTTAATACAACTATTGGTGCAAAAACGATTATCCAAGAGAGGAAAACAGACACATTAGCTCGATTAATGTGCACTCCAATTAGACATTCATCTATTATGATCGGAAAATTCCTTGGAACTTTTTCTTTTTCCCTCCTACAATTTATTGTGTTTGTCATAACAACTCATTATCTATTTGGAGTAGCATGGGGAAACAACATCCTGCAGCTTCTTGTAGTTGGAATAGCATATTCAGTAGCTGTAGCAGGGATATCAATGATTATAGCCGGATTAATAACAGAAGAAAAAACTGCCGATACGATGGGAGGAATTGGGGTGCAGATTCTAGCACTCCTAGGAGGTTCAATGATTCCACTTGCCTCTTTTCCAAACATGATGCAACAAATGGCTAATATTGCACCTAATAAATGGGCTTTTAATAGTTTCTTAGAAATAATGAATGGTGCATCATGGTCTTCACTTGTTATGTCCATTACGATTTTAATGGCAATTGGGCTAACAACCTTGTTTATAGGATCAATGAAACTAAAGTATAGGTAA
- a CDS encoding alpha/beta hydrolase yields MKNRVNPELVQGLDMFQDLDIRPENLPAIREGAAQMRQPTVVDEFLSLTDEIIVGPDSNPLPIRIYGPKSHNESLPALLWIHGGGYILGSIDDNDDLCMRFAKEANCVVVSVDYRLAPEHPYPAPIEDCYTALKWIADHAESLNIDQNRIGVAGASAGGGLTAALTLLARDRQYPSLCFQMPLYPMIDDQNNSPSTNEVKEGFVWNQKTNEAGWKMYLGELYGKDNIPAYAAPARAEDYSHLPYTYTCVGQLDPFRDETLSYVTRLAQDGVDVEFHLYPGAYHGFEGINPDADLSIRATNEYIQAVKNGFERLEKVKS; encoded by the coding sequence ATGAAGAACAGAGTTAATCCAGAGTTAGTGCAAGGGTTAGATATGTTTCAAGATCTAGATATACGGCCAGAGAATTTGCCAGCAATTAGAGAAGGTGCAGCTCAGATGAGGCAACCTACTGTTGTTGATGAATTTCTTTCATTAACTGATGAAATCATTGTTGGACCCGATTCTAATCCATTACCAATAAGAATTTACGGTCCAAAATCACATAATGAATCTTTACCTGCCCTTTTATGGATCCATGGGGGTGGATATATTTTAGGCTCAATAGATGATAATGATGATCTATGTATGAGGTTTGCAAAAGAAGCTAATTGTGTAGTCGTTTCGGTAGATTATCGTCTAGCTCCCGAACACCCTTACCCAGCTCCGATCGAGGATTGTTATACTGCTTTAAAATGGATAGCTGATCATGCAGAGTCGTTAAATATTGATCAAAACCGAATAGGAGTTGCAGGTGCTAGCGCTGGTGGTGGATTAACAGCAGCTTTAACATTATTAGCTCGTGACCGACAATACCCTTCTCTTTGTTTCCAAATGCCACTCTATCCAATGATTGATGATCAAAATAACTCACCTTCTACAAACGAAGTTAAAGAAGGATTTGTTTGGAATCAGAAAACAAATGAAGCAGGCTGGAAGATGTATTTGGGAGAATTATATGGAAAAGATAACATCCCTGCCTATGCAGCTCCTGCACGAGCTGAAGATTATAGTCATTTACCATACACCTACACATGTGTTGGGCAATTAGATCCTTTCCGAGATGAAACATTATCTTATGTTACAAGGCTTGCACAAGATGGTGTAGATGTTGAATTTCATTTATACCCTGGAGCCTATCACGGGTTTGAAGGAATAAATCCAGATGCAGATCTATCAATTCGTGCTACAAATGAATATATTCAAGCAGTTAAAAACGGCTTTGAAAGACTTGAAAAGGTAAAATCTTAA
- a CDS encoding sensor histidine kinase → MKLSFLNSLRLVMFILMSYIYYQSVESHTTFQFVYTIIAGAGFCFNHLFMGSQAGKRYYLIPLVLDSLLIIGFVFLFPESTLYLILFGVNAVTLFLVAESKKVLLGCSLAFFFIWGICITYIFYATGNFSLMNNLINFTFIVFAAVVGRLIHKLLHAQEKIESQYNELNRTHDALKVAHEKLHHYSNQVEELTLIRERNRISGEIHDTVGHKMTALLIQLQVAKELQNSQPEKSKETILLCEELARNTLQEIRLSVRTLREDRQPQSFLSTVRKILEDYEIMTGLTSTLSVKGEATKIPASIQLDLTRIIQESITNSVRHGQANECSVILEITDSNIDIFIKDNGTGATTVCPGFGLKNMRERVHEHGGNIMFESTASKGFIVKARFPLKEIQWQMGGA, encoded by the coding sequence TTGAAGTTAAGCTTTTTAAACAGCCTTAGGCTAGTGATGTTTATTTTAATGAGTTATATTTACTATCAATCTGTTGAAAGTCATACAACTTTTCAATTCGTTTATACAATTATAGCAGGGGCGGGATTTTGTTTTAATCACTTATTTATGGGGAGTCAGGCAGGAAAAAGATATTATTTGATTCCACTTGTATTGGATTCTCTTCTAATTATAGGATTTGTTTTTCTCTTTCCTGAATCGACTCTTTATTTAATTTTGTTTGGTGTAAATGCAGTCACACTATTCTTAGTGGCTGAAAGTAAGAAAGTTCTTCTGGGATGCTCTTTGGCCTTTTTCTTTATTTGGGGAATTTGTATCACATATATCTTTTATGCCACAGGCAATTTTAGCCTGATGAATAATTTAATCAACTTCACGTTTATTGTGTTTGCAGCAGTAGTTGGCAGGTTAATACATAAATTGCTTCATGCGCAGGAGAAGATTGAAAGTCAGTATAATGAGCTTAACCGAACTCATGATGCTTTAAAAGTTGCTCATGAAAAGCTGCATCATTATTCAAACCAGGTGGAGGAGTTAACGCTTATCAGAGAGCGCAATCGAATATCAGGTGAAATTCATGATACTGTTGGACATAAGATGACTGCTTTACTGATTCAGCTGCAGGTTGCTAAAGAGTTGCAAAATTCACAACCTGAGAAAAGCAAGGAAACAATCCTGCTTTGTGAGGAATTGGCGCGGAATACTCTTCAGGAAATTCGGCTATCTGTGCGTACCTTAAGGGAGGACCGTCAGCCACAGTCATTTTTATCCACAGTAAGAAAGATACTAGAAGACTACGAGATAATGACTGGGTTAACATCAACTTTGTCTGTAAAGGGGGAGGCTACAAAAATTCCCGCTTCCATCCAATTAGATTTAACTCGTATAATACAGGAATCTATAACTAACTCGGTCAGACATGGGCAGGCAAATGAGTGCAGTGTTATTCTGGAAATAACAGATTCAAATATTGATATCTTTATTAAAGACAACGGAACAGGAGCAACAACAGTTTGTCCTGGCTTCGGGTTAAAGAATATGAGAGAAAGAGTCCATGAGCATGGTGGAAACATTATGTTTGAAAGTACAGCTTCTAAAGGGTTTATTGTAAAAGCACGATTTCCGCTTAAAGAGATACAGTGGCAAATGGGGGGAGCCTAG
- a CDS encoding ABC transporter permease, giving the protein MRRIGAIAAFEIKRMFQKPQSFLLMFGMPLLFTFIFGGLFSEGEKNNPIISVVDQDNTTLSKTLIDEVKSKGLVDISIDDSQTADQKFDDQKIAGYIQLNSGFEKELLDKKTPEVVFVSAASFDGAAMIEQLINDSIVKIQIGATASNFYQKMTGEEPKAVQDKIVEEITGAPASIETVAVTKDNEVATMSNLTARSAGFTIMFVMISMLISTGVLLEARQTGVWYRIMSTPTSKRELLGGYLLSFFLIGWIQFGILMLITKVIFHVNWGNLLANIVLVSCLLLCTIGLGLFIAGFVKSSEQQSVFGNLIVISTCMLGGVYWPLEIMPDFMQQAARFVPQYWGLEGFTEIAARGGTILDIIYPIFVLLIFTVVFLTIGMKRIRFE; this is encoded by the coding sequence ATGAGGAGAATTGGAGCAATTGCAGCCTTTGAAATTAAAAGAATGTTTCAAAAACCACAATCATTTTTGCTAATGTTTGGAATGCCCTTGCTATTTACCTTTATCTTTGGCGGGTTATTTTCTGAAGGAGAAAAAAATAACCCGATTATTTCTGTGGTAGATCAGGATAACACCACGTTATCAAAAACATTAATAGATGAAGTAAAAAGTAAGGGTTTGGTAGATATTAGTATTGATGATAGCCAAACAGCCGATCAAAAATTTGATGACCAAAAAATTGCAGGATATATTCAATTAAATTCAGGGTTTGAAAAAGAACTGCTAGATAAAAAGACCCCGGAAGTTGTATTTGTTTCAGCAGCATCTTTTGACGGAGCTGCTATGATTGAACAATTGATTAACGATAGCATTGTGAAAATTCAAATTGGAGCGACAGCCTCAAATTTTTATCAGAAAATGACTGGGGAGGAGCCGAAAGCGGTTCAAGATAAAATAGTAGAAGAGATTACTGGAGCTCCTGCCTCCATTGAAACTGTCGCTGTAACTAAAGACAATGAAGTTGCAACAATGTCCAATTTAACTGCTCGCTCAGCTGGTTTTACGATAATGTTTGTAATGATTAGCATGCTAATAAGTACAGGTGTACTTTTAGAGGCAAGACAGACTGGTGTTTGGTACAGAATCATGTCTACCCCGACATCTAAAAGAGAATTACTAGGTGGATATCTGCTTTCATTCTTTTTGATTGGATGGATTCAATTTGGGATATTAATGCTCATAACAAAAGTAATATTTCATGTTAATTGGGGGAATTTGTTAGCAAATATTGTGCTCGTCTCCTGTTTATTACTTTGCACAATCGGTCTAGGACTCTTTATTGCAGGATTTGTTAAGTCCTCTGAACAACAATCGGTGTTCGGCAACTTGATCGTCATTTCTACCTGTATGCTTGGGGGCGTTTATTGGCCTCTTGAAATCATGCCTGACTTTATGCAGCAAGCAGCTAGATTTGTTCCACAATACTGGGGACTTGAAGGGTTCACCGAAATTGCCGCAAGAGGTGGGACGATCTTAGACATAATCTATCCAATCTTTGTTCTCCTTATATTTACAGTTGTTTTTCTTACTATAGGAATGAAGAGGATTCGATTTGAATAG
- a CDS encoding response regulator has translation MVKLLIVDDQELMRDGLATILKMKSELEVVGVASNGQEAFEKAGDLLPDIVLMDIRMPVANGVEGTKLITSKYPDIKVLMLTTFHDSALIFEALEEGASGYLLKDMPTGAIVQAIMTVQSGGMVLPKELTADIVREMRKNQTVDHTSEVPEIIKELTEREVEVLNKLGLGLNNKEIASQLFISEGTVKNHVSNLISKLNLRDRTQAAIFAVRYNITTF, from the coding sequence GTGGTTAAGTTATTAATTGTTGATGACCAGGAATTAATGAGAGATGGACTTGCAACCATCCTTAAAATGAAATCTGAGCTTGAGGTTGTTGGTGTTGCATCAAATGGTCAGGAAGCTTTTGAAAAGGCTGGTGACTTGCTGCCAGACATTGTTTTAATGGATATTCGCATGCCTGTGGCAAACGGGGTAGAGGGAACTAAGCTGATTACATCCAAATATCCTGATATTAAAGTGCTTATGCTCACGACTTTTCATGATAGTGCTTTAATTTTTGAAGCGCTTGAAGAAGGGGCGAGCGGATATTTGTTAAAGGATATGCCAACAGGTGCTATTGTCCAGGCAATCATGACAGTCCAATCAGGTGGAATGGTTCTTCCAAAAGAATTAACAGCTGATATTGTGAGAGAAATGAGGAAAAATCAAACAGTTGATCATACTAGTGAGGTTCCTGAAATTATTAAAGAATTAACAGAAAGGGAGGTCGAAGTGTTAAACAAGCTTGGGTTAGGCTTAAACAATAAAGAAATAGCCTCCCAGTTGTTTATTTCCGAGGGCACCGTAAAAAATCACGTTTCAAATTTGATCAGCAAACTGAACTTAAGAGATCGAACACAGGCAGCCATATTCGCCGTGAGATATAACATTACTACCTTCTGA